In Bactrocera oleae isolate idBacOlea1 chromosome 3, idBacOlea1, whole genome shotgun sequence, a genomic segment contains:
- the grp gene encoding serine/threonine-protein kinase grp isoform X1 yields MSASLMPLSESQKVDGNGDGGAREFVEGWTLAQTLGEGAYGEVKLLINRQTGEAVAMKMVDLKKHPDAMLSVRKEVCIQKLLQDKHILRYFGKRSHDDVEYLFLEYAAGGELFDRIEPDVGMAQHEAQRYFLQLLSGVQYLHQHGIAHRDLKPENLLLDEHDNIKISDFGMATMFRYKGKERLLDTRCGTLPYVAPEVLVKPYHAQPADIWSCGIILVTMLAGELAWDQPSTNCQEFKNWTDNERWSTQTPWSKLDTLAISLLRKVLATNPTYRLSLEKILDHKWCNMQFNENEHSHDLVDSAAALDIHSPKAKRSRQHSSKHRLTNHFVDDTISRNYCSQPMPTIPLDLTDGGSAADGANNNPAAAQEARINFCFSQPALLDDLLVCTQMNQTQSASQNVFHRLVRRMTRFFVTTRWDDTVKRLVATIDRLGFACKVGDGGVVTISTIDRRKLRLVFKAYIIEMDGKILVDFRLSKGCGLEFKRRFIKIKESLEDIVLRGPTTWPIAIATNAVP; encoded by the exons ATGTCCGCTTCACTAATGCCTTTGTCTGAGTCGCAAAAAGTGGATGGCAATGGAGATGGTGGCGCTCGCGAGTTCGTCGAAGGTTGGACACTTGCGCAAACACTTGGCGAGGGTGCCTACGGCGA AGTAAAATTGTTGATTAATCGTCAAACCGGCGAAGCTGTTGCCATGAAAATGGTTGATCTGAAAAAGCATCCGGATGCTATGCTCTCCGTACGCAAAGaagtttgcatacaaaaattgCTACAAGATAAACACATTCTGCGCTATTTTGGCAAGCGTTCGCACGATGATGTCGAGTATTTGTTTTTGGAGTATGCAGCCGGCGGTGAATTATTTGACAGAATTG aACCCGATGTCGGCATGGCACAACATGAAGCGCAAAGATATTTCCTGCAGCTGCTTTCCGGCGTACAATATTTGCATCAACATGGCATAGCGCATCGTGATTTGAAGCCGGAAAACCTTTTGCTAGACGAACatgataatataaaaatatcggATTTCGGCATGGCGACAATGTTTAG ATACAAAGGCAAAGAACGCTTGCTGGACACCCGCTGCGGCACTTTACCATATGTAGCGCCCGAAGTACTCGTAAAACCATACCACGCACAACCCGCCGATATCTGGTCTTGCGGCATTATACTGGTCACAATGCTGGCTGGTG AACTGGCCTGGGATCAGCCATCCACCAATTGTCAAGAGTTCAAAAACTGGACTGACAATGAACGCTGGTCAACACAGACGCCTTGGAGCAAATTGGACACATTGGCAATATCGTTGTTGCGCAAAGTTTTGGCCACAAATCCTACATACCGACTGTCACTAGAGAAAATACTCGACCACAAATGGTGTAACATGCAATTCAATGAGAATG AACATTCACACGATCTCGTTGACTCGGCAGCTGCGCTCGATATACACTCACCGAAAGCAAAACGTTCACGACAGCATTCGAGCAAACATCGTCTCACCAATCATTTCGTCGATGACACGATATCGCGTAATTACTGCTCACAACCGATGCCCACGATACCGTTAGATTTGACAGACGGTGGCAGCGCAGCCGATGGTGCCAATAACAATCCCGCCGCCGCACAGGAGGCGCGCATCAATTTCTGTTTCTCACAACCTGCCCTACTGGACGATTTGCTGGTTTGCACGCAAATGAATCAAACACAATCGGCGTCGCAGAATGTCTTCCATCGTTTGGTGCGTCGTATGACGCGCTTCTTTGTCACCACACGTTGGGACGACACCGTAAAACGTTTGGTCGCGACCATCGATCGTTTGGGTTTCGCTTGCAAAGTGGGCGATGGTGGTGTGGTCACCATATCAACGATTGATCGCCGAAAACTGCGTTTGGTTTTCAAGGCGTACATTATTGAGATGGATGGCAAAATTCTGGTCGATTTCCGTTTGTCCAAAGGTTGTGGTTTAGAGTTTAAGCGTCGCtttattaaaatcaaagaaTCACTGGAAGACATTGTGTTGCGTGGACCGACAACGTGGCCCATAGCGATAGCGACAAATGCTGTGCCTTAA
- the grp gene encoding serine/threonine-protein kinase grp isoform X2 yields the protein MAQHEAQRYFLQLLSGVQYLHQHGIAHRDLKPENLLLDEHDNIKISDFGMATMFRYKGKERLLDTRCGTLPYVAPEVLVKPYHAQPADIWSCGIILVTMLAGELAWDQPSTNCQEFKNWTDNERWSTQTPWSKLDTLAISLLRKVLATNPTYRLSLEKILDHKWCNMQFNENEHSHDLVDSAAALDIHSPKAKRSRQHSSKHRLTNHFVDDTISRNYCSQPMPTIPLDLTDGGSAADGANNNPAAAQEARINFCFSQPALLDDLLVCTQMNQTQSASQNVFHRLVRRMTRFFVTTRWDDTVKRLVATIDRLGFACKVGDGGVVTISTIDRRKLRLVFKAYIIEMDGKILVDFRLSKGCGLEFKRRFIKIKESLEDIVLRGPTTWPIAIATNAVP from the exons ATGGCACAACATGAAGCGCAAAGATATTTCCTGCAGCTGCTTTCCGGCGTACAATATTTGCATCAACATGGCATAGCGCATCGTGATTTGAAGCCGGAAAACCTTTTGCTAGACGAACatgataatataaaaatatcggATTTCGGCATGGCGACAATGTTTAG ATACAAAGGCAAAGAACGCTTGCTGGACACCCGCTGCGGCACTTTACCATATGTAGCGCCCGAAGTACTCGTAAAACCATACCACGCACAACCCGCCGATATCTGGTCTTGCGGCATTATACTGGTCACAATGCTGGCTGGTG AACTGGCCTGGGATCAGCCATCCACCAATTGTCAAGAGTTCAAAAACTGGACTGACAATGAACGCTGGTCAACACAGACGCCTTGGAGCAAATTGGACACATTGGCAATATCGTTGTTGCGCAAAGTTTTGGCCACAAATCCTACATACCGACTGTCACTAGAGAAAATACTCGACCACAAATGGTGTAACATGCAATTCAATGAGAATG AACATTCACACGATCTCGTTGACTCGGCAGCTGCGCTCGATATACACTCACCGAAAGCAAAACGTTCACGACAGCATTCGAGCAAACATCGTCTCACCAATCATTTCGTCGATGACACGATATCGCGTAATTACTGCTCACAACCGATGCCCACGATACCGTTAGATTTGACAGACGGTGGCAGCGCAGCCGATGGTGCCAATAACAATCCCGCCGCCGCACAGGAGGCGCGCATCAATTTCTGTTTCTCACAACCTGCCCTACTGGACGATTTGCTGGTTTGCACGCAAATGAATCAAACACAATCGGCGTCGCAGAATGTCTTCCATCGTTTGGTGCGTCGTATGACGCGCTTCTTTGTCACCACACGTTGGGACGACACCGTAAAACGTTTGGTCGCGACCATCGATCGTTTGGGTTTCGCTTGCAAAGTGGGCGATGGTGGTGTGGTCACCATATCAACGATTGATCGCCGAAAACTGCGTTTGGTTTTCAAGGCGTACATTATTGAGATGGATGGCAAAATTCTGGTCGATTTCCGTTTGTCCAAAGGTTGTGGTTTAGAGTTTAAGCGTCGCtttattaaaatcaaagaaTCACTGGAAGACATTGTGTTGCGTGGACCGACAACGTGGCCCATAGCGATAGCGACAAATGCTGTGCCTTAA